One stretch of Streptomyces agglomeratus DNA includes these proteins:
- a CDS encoding DUF4232 domain-containing protein translates to MRTFISRPAVLATTAVAALSLTLTACGDDGAKDKAATGSASVSKSLGEGAGKKDTAAGGESGAGTSGSGTSGSGTSGSGTSGSVTSGTGTTGTGTSGSTGSATQAGANKKPAANAPACGVNDVRISAAKQGGVPTTHITLTATNVSGHACTLLQYPLIAFGDVPQTAKDVPAVAKSKPGAPIVLNAGAPAYAAVRINQGGVDETNHAVTSFYVNLFAADGPAEGSKNVTAPNGGIAVNDAVAKTGYWTYELRNGADDF, encoded by the coding sequence ATGCGTACTTTCATCAGCCGCCCTGCCGTACTCGCCACGACCGCCGTAGCCGCGCTCAGCCTGACGCTCACCGCCTGCGGTGACGACGGGGCCAAGGACAAGGCGGCCACCGGGTCGGCCTCGGTCTCGAAGTCCCTCGGCGAGGGTGCCGGGAAGAAGGACACGGCCGCCGGCGGCGAGTCGGGCGCAGGCACCTCCGGTTCGGGCACCTCCGGTTCGGGTACGTCCGGTTCGGGTACGTCGGGCTCCGTCACCTCTGGCACGGGTACCACGGGCACGGGCACCTCCGGCTCCACGGGTTCCGCCACGCAGGCCGGAGCCAACAAGAAGCCCGCGGCCAACGCGCCGGCCTGCGGTGTCAACGACGTCAGGATCTCGGCGGCCAAGCAGGGCGGCGTGCCCACCACGCACATCACGCTGACCGCGACCAACGTCTCGGGCCACGCCTGCACGCTGCTCCAGTACCCGCTGATCGCGTTCGGCGACGTACCGCAGACGGCGAAGGACGTCCCGGCCGTTGCCAAGAGCAAGCCCGGCGCCCCCATCGTGCTGAACGCAGGCGCCCCCGCCTACGCGGCCGTACGCATCAACCAGGGCGGCGTCGACGAGACGAACCACGCGGTGACCTCCTTCTACGTGAACCTCTTCGCCGCCGACGGCCCCGCCGAGGGCAGCAAGAACGTCACCGCGCCCAACGGCGGCATCGCGGTCAACGACGCGGTTGCGAAGACCGGTTACTGGACGTACGAGCTGCGCAACGGTGCCGACGACTTCTGA